In Mesorhizobium sp. J428, the genomic window AGATGGACGGAATGCGGACGAGGTCGGCGAGCCGGGTCAGGCTGGCGTCCAAGCCGGCGTCGAGGGCATCGAGGACGGGTGCGAGCGAAGTCATGGGAAGGGCCTTTCGAATCTCGCGCGACACTAATGCGAGTTCCGTCGCGAGGAAACCGCTTCAGAGACGGAAAACAGGCGGGCCAGTGCGTGGAAGCGCACCTTATCGCGGTCACGGCGGGGTGAGCCGCGCGCGACTGCCGGGTCAACATGTGGTGAGAGAGGCTGCGAGATGCTTGCGGGCAGGGGGCGCGTGCGTCATCTGCCCTGCATGACCCATTCCATCCGGCCAGCCCCGCCGCCTGCGGCCGCAGGATCTGCGACCCCGCGGCCAAAAGGGGCATCCAATCGCGCCCGAACGCGCTATGGTTCAGAGGGGAATCCCGCGGGGGCGGAAATCGCAATGGATGCGCAAGACGGCGAGCGGCGAAGCGTGAGGGTCGGACGATACGTGCCGATCGTCCTGGTCGTAGTCGGCCTCGCCCTCGGCTATGCGATGGGCTGGCAGCGCTATCTCTCGCTGGCATATCTCGCCGAGAGCCGGGACACGCTGAAAATCTATGTGGCGCAGCACCATGCGCTCTCGCTGGTCTTCTTCGCGGCGATCTACGTGCTGGCGGTCGCTTTTTCCTTTCCCGCGGCCACGGTTCTCACCGTCTTCGGCGGCTTCCTCTTCGGCTGGCTGGTCGGCGGCACGGTCGTCGCCTTCGCCGCCACCGCCGGTGCGACGCTGCTGTTCATCGCCGCCCGTTCCGCCTTCGGCGACGTCCTGTGCCAAAGGGTGAGCGGCAAGGCAGCGAAGCTGGCGCGCGGCTTCCAGGAGAACGCCTTCAGCTATCTGCTGGCGCTCAGGCTGGCGCCGATCTTTCCCTTCTTCTTCGTCAACATCGCACCCGCCCTATTCGACGTGCGCCTCAGGACCTATGTCGCGGCGACCTTTCTCGGCATCCTGCCGGGCACCTTTGCCTATTCCTATCTCGGCGAGGGCGTCGACAGCGTGCTCGTCGCTGCTCAGGAAGCGGGACGTGAGCCCTCGGTGCAAGACCTGGTGACGCCGAAAATCGTGCTCGCCTTCGCCCTTCTCGCGCTTGTTGCGCTGATCCCGGCCGTCGTAAGGAAGCTGCGGCGCACGGGGCCGGGCTGAAGCCGTCGCGCCATGCCGGGTCCGGACCGGCCAGAGCCCGGGAGAAAGGCACGTCCATGCAGACCCTGACGCCGGATATCTGCGTCATCGGCGCCGGTTCGGCCGGCCTGTCGGTTGCCGCCGCGGCTGCCGCCTTCGGCGTGCCGGTGGTGCTCGTCGAAAAGGGCAGGATGGGCGGCGACTGCCTGAACTATGGCTGCGTGCCCTCCAAGGCCTTGATCGCCGCCGGCCGGCAGGCGCAGGCGATGCGCGAGGCGGCGAAGTTCGGCATCGTCCCGGTCGAACCCGAGGTGGACTTCCGCCAGGTGCACCGGCACGTTCACGACGTGATCGCGGCGATCGCGCCCAACGATTCGGTGGAGCGTTTCACCGCGCTGGATGTGCGCGTCATCCAGGCCGAGGCGCGGTTCGCCGACCGCAGGACCGTGGTCGCGGGAGAGTTCGAGATCCGCGCCCGCCGCTTCGTCATCGCCACCGGGTCGCGCCCCGTGATCCCGCCGATCGAGGGCATCGGCACAATCGATGTGCTGACCAACGAAACGATCTTCGACCTGACCCGCCGGCCGCGACATCTGGTGATCATCGGCGGCGGGCCGATCGGCGCGGAGCTCGCGCAGGCGCATCGGCGGCTGGGCAGCGAGGTGACGATTATCGAAGCCACGCGCGCGCTCGGCCGGGAGGATCCCGAAATCGCCGGCTTCGTGCTGCGCGCCCTGCGCGAGGAGGGGGTGACGATCCGGGAGGCGGCCACCGTCACGCGCGTCGAGCGGCGCGGCAAGACCGGCGTGCGGGTGCATGTCGAGGCGGCCGACGGCACCGAGACCGTGGACGGCACCCATCTTCTGGTGGCCGCCGGCCGCGCCCCGAACGTCGAGGGGCTGGACCTCGCCAAGGCGCGGGTCGCCTTTTCCGACAAGGGTATCAAGGTGAACGACCGGCTGCGCACGGCAAACCGCCGCGTCTATGCCATCGGCGACGTGGCGGGCGGGCCACGATTCACCCATGTCGCGGGCTATCACGCCAGCCTGGTGCTGCGGCCGCTGCTCTTCCGCCTGTCCGCCCGCGTCGACCCGTCGATCATCCCGCGCGTCACCTATTGCGATCCTGAACTGGCCCACGTCGGCCTGACGGAAGCGGAGGCAATGGCGGCGCACAGGGGCGTGCGCATCCTGCGCTGGCCGCTGTCGGAGAACGACCGCGCCCAGGCCGAACGCCGGACGGCGGGGCTCGCCAAGCTGGTCGTCAGTTCACGGGGCAGGATCCTCGGCGCCTCGATCGTGGGCGCCAATGCCGGCGAGATGATCGGCCTTTACGGCCTCGCGATCGGCAAGGGAATGGGCGTGAAGGACCTGGCGTCCTGGCTGCCGCCCTATCCCACGATGGGTGAAATTGGCAAACGCGCTGCGATAGCCTATTTTGCCGCGGTGACCCGCAAGCCGGTGGTTCGCGCGCTGATCCGTTTCCTGCGCATCTTCGGCTGACGGGTGCCCGGAACCTTTCGAGGCCGGCGCCGCATGGCTGCGGGGAATGGATGGCATGCCGGACAGGACCATTGTGAATTCCGACTTAGCAACGACGCATGCGCCCATTCCGTGGCTCAAGCGCCTGTCGACCAAGATGCTGATCCTCACGGTCATCTCGGTGCTGGTGGCGGAAGTGCTGATCTTCATCCCGTCGGTCGCAAACTTCCGCCTCCGCTGGCTGGAGGAGCGGCTGAATACGGCGGCGGCGACGGCCGTGGTGCTCGTCGGCACCGACACGATGACCCTGCCGCGCAATGTGCAGGACGACGTGCTGATGGCGCTGGGCGCCAAGGCTGTGGCGGTGCGCTCGGGCGGGGATTCGCGCCTGCTGGTCGTCTCCGAGGTCCCGCCGGAAGTCGATGAGCACATCGAACCGTCGACGGTCGGGCCGCTGAGGGCGATCGCCGATGCGCTCGACACGCTGGTCTATGGCGGCGACCGCACGCTGCGCGTCTTCGGCAAGGTCGGCGACAGCGACAAGGAATTCGAGCTGATCATCGCCGACAAGGGATTGCGCAAGGCGATGCTGGTCTATGCGCGCAACGTGGCGATCTTGTCGCTCATCATCTCCTTCATCACCGCGGCGCTGGTGTTCGGCGCCATCAACCACATGATGCTGGGGCCGATCCGCAAGATCAGGACAGCGATGGTCACATTCGCCGAGGCGCCGGATGATCCCTCGCGCGTAGTACGCCCCAGCGACCGCGCCGACGAGTTCGGTGTGGCGCTGCGCGAGCTTGCGAGCCTGCAGACCCGGCTGCAGCGCACGCTGGCCGAACAGGCGCACCTCGCCAATCTCGGCCTCGCCGTGTCGAAGATCAACCACGACCTGCGCAACATCCTCGCCTCCGCGCAGCTGATCTCGGACCGCCTGCGCATGGTGAAGGACCCCTCGGTGCAGGCCTTCGCGCCGAAGCTGGTGCGCACGCTGGACCGCGCCGTGGGCTATACCGAAAGCGTCCTGGCCTATGGCCGCGCGCAGGAGGCGCCACCGTCGCGCCGCAGACTGAGGCTGCGCCAGCTGGTAGAAGAGGTGGAGGGCCTGCTTGGCGTCGATCCCGCGGCGGCGATCGAGTTCGAGAACGCGGTGGACCACGCCTTCGAGATGGACGCGGACGCAGAGCAGATGTTCCGCGTGCTCTCCAACCTCTGCCGCAACGCCGTGCAGGCGATGAGCGCCGACACCGACAGCTCCGTCGTGCGGCGCCTGACCATCTCGGCCGAGCGGCAGGGCTCAGTGAGCCGCATCGTCGTCATGGACACCGGCCCCGGCCTGCCGCCCAAGGCGCGCGAGAACCTGTTCGCCGCCTTCCGCGGCTCGGCCCGCAGCGGCGGCACCGGCTTGGGGCTGGCCATCGCGCAGGAACTGGTCCGGGCGCACGGCGGCACGCTCGACCTGGTGGAGAGCGTCGGTGGCCGCACCGTCTTCGCGATCTCGGTGCCCGACCAGCCGGTGCAGATCGAAGCCGCCCGCCACGCCCTGCGCCGCCCGGCCTGAGCGCAGAGCGCAGGACCGCGAAGGCTCACCCGTCCAGCCGAATGTGCACCCCGTTGCCGGCAACCCGCCGCGCCTTGGCGCCGCACGGCCGCCCATTGTGGCCTAATCCGCCGGACGATTAGCCAACGCCGCGACCGGCGCGCCCACGCCTTGCGCGCCGGCCGAATTTCTTGTCCGAGATGCTTGCAATTCGCGCGGCCAGCGTTTAGTTACGCGGCTCTTCCGGCCGAGAGGCTGGAGCCCAAGCGGCTTGTTATACGCAGGCTGCCAGCGCGCCCGTAGCTCAGCTGGATAGAGCACCAGACTACGAATCTGGGGGTCAGGAGTTCGAATCTCTTCGGGCGCGCCATTCATTTCAACTACTTAGCGCGCTTTTCGAGCTTCGTCGTCTCGGCGGTTTGCAGACGGTTTGCAAAATCTGTGCTTGTTGCGTTCTCGAAACGGGCCATTGCCTCTGTCGCCAGCACACGAGTTCGGGCTAGATAGCGGTCGAGAATTGACGAAACCGTCTTGAGCGAATGCCCGGTAATTGCGGCGATCTGCGGCGTCGTGCAGCCCGCCTCGGCCAACATGGTCCGCAGTACCGCGCAGATCATGGAAGTGCAGGTTGTCGATGCCGGCCTTCTTCGTCGCGGCCTCCCACTGGGCGTTGAAGTAGCGAGCCGTCCACGGCAGTCCGCTCTTCGTTGAAAGGATCATTGTCGACGCGCGCGGAACCGCGTCCAGCATACGCCGCAGCGCGGTCGTGCATGGGATCTCCACTCTGCGTTGACCCTTGCCCTGTCGTAGGCTGATCAGTTCGCCATCGTAGTTCGACCACGTCAGGCGTCTCAGATCGCCCTGCCGCTGTCCGGTGTGCAGCGCAAGGATCAAGGCGCGTTGCATCTCGATGGGTGCGACCTTCATGAACGCCTCGATGTGCTCCGGCATCCAGATCAGCTCCGACTGGTCAGACCTGTGCAGCCGCCTGAACCCTGAGACATGGTTGGCTGTGACGCGCCCGTTGTCGCGCGCCCAGGAGATCATCGCCGACACCACGCTCAGGCGATTGTCAGCTTCCCGGTCGCCAAAGGTGCGCGAGACTTCCGCGCGCCAGGCGATGAAATCCTGTCGCACGCGTGGATCGTCGAGAGCAGCAATCGGCATCGTGCCGAAATGCGCCTCGACCTTCGTCAGCATGCGCTGATATTCCTTGCGCGTGCTCTCGGCCCGCTTCTCGAACTCGGGCGACAGGATGTACGCTCGGATGAGCTGAACGAGCGTGCCTTCGTGGCGTTGTGATAAGGTCCTCTCGGCCGCGGCGTAGGCTTCGAGAAATTCCACGCTTCCCGGCTTGCCCTTGAGCGGCTTTCCGCTGCTCCGATAATAGTAGTGCGTTCGCACGCTGCCGTCGGCGAGGCGCTTACGCACCGTGTTGATGCCCTTGAGACGCGCTTCAACCATTGGCGAGCCTCCATGCATCGAGGGGTGACAGCGTCGGCGCCACATCGGCCGTCGAGCGAGAGAAGACCGAGCCGACCATCTTGGCGTCCACTGCGCTATCCAGCGCCCGTCGATCCCAAACCTTACGACCGGACAGGTCAATGACGGCATCTGTCCGCCTCTGACGAGTCGGTCGAACGTGCCGACACTTACGCCGACGTAACTCGCTGCTCCTTGCGATCGAGACAGCGGCGATCAGCTATCGGCAATGCATGGATGAGCCCGAACATCACGGAGGCATCTTTCCGAGGATATTGATCTCGATCTCGAGTCGAACTGGGAGACGTCATAGGCTGATATGATTTTGGCGGCATCTGGGAAGCTCTGCCAATGTAAATTTGGTCGCCATAGTCGTCATCATGATCGCCGCTGTAGTAGGCGTCTCGAATTCCAAGCAGCTTCCAGGCGTCTTCTGGATTTCGCTCGGCCAGCCATGTCAGGAATTCTCGCATAGGAGTGGAGACGCCCGCTGTTTGGAACTCTTGCGCGATGCTATAAGGGAATGCGACATTAACTTTGCGTTCGTAGTCTTCCCGCGAGAGCTTCTCGTCGAATTCAGCGATCCTCGCCTATGCATTGTCTAAAATATAGTCCGGCTTGTCGTTCGACATGATGAAATGGTCTTTCCGTCAATAAGTAACAGTTTGTCCTTAGCTGAAGACTGTATCCAGTCTCCAACTTCGCCCTGCGTAGAGCTCGTTGTATCTGCTATTTTCGATATAGCGGTCTGTCAGCGGGGGAGCAGAAATTTCTCAAAAAGCTGTCTCCGCCTTTTTGACTGCGATAGGCCAGCATCTGGCTGCCCGCCTCGTGGGTCTAAGCCCCGCCTTTGCTAAACCCGGTCACGACTTGATTGGACTCTGGGCGTGACCGGGAGAATTTTGATTGGATCTGCCTCACCGTCAGCTCGGATGGCGAGGACGGTATGGCGGGTTGGCTTTTCCAACTGCGCCTTGATGAGCTTCAGCCGGTCGATTTCATCAATGGCCTGTTTCAACGCGTCGACGTCGCTACGAGGTAGGTTGGCGTTCCGGTCGATTGCTTTGCCGATGGCTGCACTGATCTCCTCGAGCTTGAATGCGTTGACCACTTGGGCGAGATCTCGCGCCGCATCGATGAAGACGTCGACCAGAGCCTCTGCGCGTTGCAGGGCCGTCAATGGCGGATCCCACTCTTTTTGACCGTCGAAGCGCTGGACCTCCTCATCGAGGAAGTTGCCGACAATCTTGATGCCGAACGCATCCAGGTTCTGGTCGAGCTCGAACGTCCTGTAGCCCATGAACTCCGAGAACGATCCAGATATTAACGACGCGGCTGGAGAGGCCTTGAGCTTCTCGCGCTTTGCCCTTTCCGCCAGACGCTCGCGATAGCGGCGCTTCTCTGCTGGGGTCAACACCATCTTCCGGCTCCTTCCTCAGTCGCATGAGAAAAAGAATGCGCCTTTGAATAGTGTAGATGTGCATATTTATAATATTTCTACTAGATAAAATCTCGATGATGGCCGAAATATTCTTGCTATATATGAAATATACAATAAAAGAGAGCAGTATGATGCACACACGCAAGCCTTTTGCCGGAACGCAGCTGACGCATTTCCTCGAGAAGAGGATTCTCGAACTGAGGCCGACCAAGATCCAAGCGGAAATCGCATTTGAAGCGGGCTTCCAGAACGCCAATATGCTGGCGATGCTCAAGAATGGCACCTCTCGTTTGCCGATTGACCGCGTTCCGGCACTGGCCAAGGCACTCGACGTTGATCCAAGGAGACTTCTGCAGCTCGCCCTTACGCAACGCGGTGGCGACACGACTGAGATGGCAATTCGAGAGGTGCTCCGCGTGGTGGTGAGCAGCCACGAGGAGGACTGGATCGACGAGCTGCGATCGGCATCCGGGAACAGCGACCCGGCGCTTACCAGCCGCGCTCGATCTGCGCTCCGCGGAATCTTCGGGAAATGAGCGCGATGCATAGCTACACAGTGCGTCGGGCGCATGAGCTTCGATACCGCGCCCTTACTGAGAGTGAGTGTGAATCGGCATGCAATTTTGACCCCCTAGGCGGGAGGATCGGCGTCCAATTTTGACCCCCCTCGTGAAGTCGATCTGCGACCATCCGTTCGTTTTGGCGAGCGGGTGGAGAGGGGATGAAGACAGTGGACACGATTGCCCGGGTTCGGCGTGCCTTTCATGTGCAGGGGTGGTCGCTCAAGCGGATCTGCCGCGAGCTGCACGTGTCGCGCAACACCGTCCGCAAGATCCTGAGGTCCGACGAGACATCGTTCTCTTATGAGCGGGAGCGACAGCCGAAGCCGAAGATCGGACCGTGGAAAGACCAGCTCGACGGGCTCCTGAACGGCAATCTCGGCAAGCCGGCGCGCGAGCAACTGACGCTGATCCGGATCTACGAGGAACTGCGCGCGCTCGGCTATGAGGGCGGCTACGACGCCGTGCGCCGCTACGCCGGGAGCTGGGCGAAGACGAGAGGATCGGCGACGGCCGAGGCCTACGTGCCGCTGCTCTTCGCGCCAGGCGAAGCCTACCAGTTCGACTGGAGCCACGAGATCGTCCTGCTCGCCGGCGTGACGGTGACCGTGAAGGTCGCCCATGTCCGGCTCTGCCACAGCCGCATGATGTTCGTGCGGGCCTATCCGCGCGAGACGCAGGAGATGGTGTTCGACGCCCACGACCGGGCCTTCGCCTTCTTCGGCGGCGCCTGCACGCGCGGCATCTACGACAACATGAAGACGGCGGTGGAGACGGTCTTCGTCGGTAAGGAGCGGCAGCAACCGTCGCTTCCTGCAGATGTGCAGCCATTATCTGGTCCAGCCGGTTGCCTGCACACCGGCCTCGGGCTGGGAGAAGGGGCAGGTCGAGAACCAGGTCGGGCTGGTGAGGGAGCGCTTCTTCACGCCTCGGCTGCGCTTCAGGAGCTACGAGGAGCTGAACGCCTGGCTGCTCGATAAGTGCGTCGCCTACGCCAAGGCCCACCGCCATGTCGACCAGCCGGAGCGCACCATCTGGGACGTGTTCGAGGAGGAGCGCGGCAAGCTGGTCGAGTATCGCGGCCCTTTCGACGGCTTCCACACGGTTCCCGCCTCTGTCACGAAGACCTGCACCGTGCGCTTCGACAACAACAAGTACTCGGTGCTGTCGACCGCGGTCGGCCGGCCCGTCGAGATCCAGGCCTATGCTGATCGCATCGTCATGCGCCAGGACGGGCACGATCGTTGGTGAGCATGCCCGCTCGTTCGGCCGCAACCAGACGGTCTACGATCCATGGCACTACGTCCCGGTGCTGGCGCGCAAGCCCGGCGCGCTGCGCAACGGTGCACCGTTCCAGGGCTGGGAACTGCCGCCGGCGATGGAGCGGGTCAGGCGCAGGCTGAAGGCTGCCGACGACGGCGACCGGCAGATGGTGTCGATCCTGACGGCGGTGCTGTCGGATGGGCTCGCTGCCGTAGAGACCGCCTGCCAGCAGGCGCTTGCCGAGAACGTCTGCTCGTCCGCCGTCATCCTCAACATCCTGGCCCGCCGGCGCGATCCGGCGCCTGCCGTGACCATCCTCACCCCGGATGCGCTTCGCCTGCGACACGAGCCGCAGGCCGACTGCGCCCGCTACGACAGCCTCAGGAGGGCAAGCTGATGGAACGCACCCAGGTTCTGGACCTGATGGGAACGCTGAAGCTCTACGGCATGCGCAGCGCCTACGACGAGATCATGACCACTGCGATCAAGCGCCAGCATGAGCCGCCGAGGGTCGTCGGCGACCTGCTGTCGGCCGAGATCGCCGAGAAGCAGGCGCGCTCCATCAATGTACCAGCTCACCGTCGCCAAGCTGCCGCTGGCCAAGGACATCGACGACTTCGACTTCCCCGGCACTCCCGTCAACGAGACGCTCGTGCGCGACCTCGCCACCGGCGCCTTCGTCGCCGACCAGCGCAACGCCGTGCTCATCGGTGGCACCGGCACGGGCAAGTCGCATCTGGCCATCGCGATCGCCCGCGCACTCATCCGCAACGGAACTCGTGGCCGCTTCTTCAACGTCGTCGATCTGGTCAACCGGCTGGAGACCGAGCACCGCTCCGGCAAGCAGGGACGCATCGCCGACTACCTCACCCGGCTCGACTTCGTCGTGCTCGACGAGCTCGGCTACCTCCCCTTCGCCCAGGCCGGCGGCCAGCTCCTATTCCACCTGATCAGCCGGCTCTACGAGCGGACCTCCATCATCGTCACCACCAACCTCGCCTTCGGGGAATGGCCGGCCGTCTTCGGCGACGCCAAGATGACCACCGCTCTGCTCGACCGGCTCACCCATCACTGCGAGATCATCGAGACCGGCAACGAATCCTGGCGCTTCAAGAACCGCACTCAAAGCTAAAGCCGGAAAGTCTCACCGACGCGCCCGACCGGGCTGCGCAACCCAGACCAGCTCCACCCGGTCGGGCGCTCACCGTCGCGCACTACGAGGGGGTCAATATTGGACGCCGATGCGGGGTCATCTTTGCGCGCCGATTGACAGCCTATCCGTTGCTCAAGAAATCTCGATGGCGTTACTGAGGGTATCGACGTTCCCGCGTAGGACGCGAACGAATCGCATGATCGGAAAGAGTTCGGAGTCGAACGCATCGTCGATCCGCACATCCAGTGGTGGCGCTTGCCTCCTCCGCTCATCCGCGCGCTCGACTGGAAGAATGCATACGACGCCGCCGCCTTGCGCGCATCCTGAAGCTGCCGGGGAAACCATCGACGGTGGGTATCTGCGCTGGCTTGTGCCGCGTCGCGACGGTCGTGAATCCTGGCAAGCAGCAGAGTTGCGGAAGACGAGACGCCGGTCGTGATGGAGGCCCTGCAACGGGTGACGGCCCTCCGAACAAGGTCGCTCATTTGTGGATCTTCAGGGGTACCGCCCGCAGATGTCTTATTGGCGCGCCCGGGGTGAGACTTTGGGCCGCAGCCATGATGCCCTTAGCGTCGATGCCATAGTGACGATACAGTTCTGCAATCGATCCTGTCTGGCCGAAGTGTTCGACGCCGAGCGAACGGGTGCGATGCCCGTGCACCGAACCCAGCCAGGCCAACGTCGCAGGATGACCGTCGATGGCCGTCACCAGTCCGCAATGCGGCGGGAGGTCTGCCAGGAGTCTCTCGATGTGGCAGGAGGCATGTGTCAGTCCGGATTCCCGGGCGCGTTGGGCGGCCGTCCAGCCGGCATTCAGACGATCTGCGGACGTGATTGCGAGGAGGCCGAGATCGCGTCGGTCCTCCGCCATAAGTCCCACCGCTGCGATCGCCTCCGGGGCAATCGCGCCGGTGTATGCCACGACGACCTGCGCGTTTGGTCCGGGCCGACGCATCCAGTAACCGCCGTTGACGATATCGGACTGAAGGTCGGGCGTCATTTCCCGCCTGGGCTGCTCGATCGATCTTGTCGACAGCCGAAGATAGACAGAGCCGCCCGTTGCATCTCGCAGCCATGTCAGTTTGTCCGGATCTTCAGCGCCATCGCGCTGCATGTATTCGAAGGCCCAACGCATCAGGACGGCGACCTCGTCGACGAAGGCGGGCTCGAAACTTGCCAGCCCATCTTGGGCCATGCCGATCAAGGGTGTTGCGATAGACTGATGGGCGCCGCCTTCTGGCGCAAGTGTCACGCCCGATGGAGTCGCCGCCAGCAGGAAACGCGCATCTTGATAACATGCGTATTTCAGCGCATCGAGGCCGCGCTCGATGAAGGGATCGTATAGCGTTCCGACCGGAAGCAGGCGCTCCCCGAACAGTGAATGCGACAAGCCGAGCGCCGACAACGTGAGGAACAGGTTCATCTCGGCGATCCCCAGTTCCATATGCTGCCCTTCGGGTGAATAGGACCAGTTATAGGTAGACGGAATACGTTCCGCCCTGAACAGGTCAGCCATCTTCACCTTCGCAAACAGCCCGCGTCGGTTCACCCAGGCACCCAGATTCGTCGATACGGTCACATCCGGAGAAGCTGTCACGATTCGCTCGGCGATCGCGGTATCGGACTTCGCGAGCTCATGCATGATCAGGCCGAATCCCTGCTGGGTGGACATAGAAGGCTGAGCGCCGAAAGCCAGAGCTTCAGGAACCGGGATCGTTTCGGACTCATACCGGCGACGCCCCCTGGACGCGAAGGGAAGCGATTTGAGGAATTCACGCACATCGGCTGCCCTGGCGGACAGGCCCTCGAAGGGTTCCCACTCGCGACCTTCCCGAACACGCATAGCCTTTTGCAGGGCCGCAATCTGGGTCGGCGTCATCAAGCCGGCATGATTGTCCTTATGCCCAGCAAGCGGGAGGCCGAAACCCTTGATCGTGTAGGCGATGAAACAGACGGGCCGATCGTGCGCGCGAGCTTCTTCAAAGGCCTCCAGCAGCGAAGGGAGGTCGTGCCCGCCCAGATTGCTCATCAGTGCTGCGAGTTCTTCGTCGCTTCGGCTCTCGATCAGGCGCGACACCGGACCCTGATCTCCGATGTCGTCCATCAGACGCTTGCGCCATGCCGAGCCGCCCTGAAAGATCAGAGCCGAGTAGAGCTGGTTAGGGCAGTTATCGATCCACTCACGCAACACATCGCCGCCCGGTTCGGCAAAGGCAGCTTGCTGGAGCCGGCCATGCTTGAGGACGACGACGTCCCAGCCGAAATTACGGAATATGGCTTCAAAGCGGGACCAGAGGCCCTCGCGAACCACTGCGTCGAGACTTTGCCTGTTGTAGTCGACGACCCACCACGTGTTGCGCAGGCCGTGCTTCCATCCCTCGAGCAGCGCCTCGAAGATGTTGCCTTCGTCCATCTCGGCATCGCCCACGAGGGCGATCATCTTCCCCGCAGGAAGATTTTGTGCCCAGCCCTTCGCGTGGACGTAGTCCTGAACGAGGGACGCGAAGATCGTCTGCGCCACACCCAGCCCGACGGAGCCGGTGGAAAAATCCACATCATCGATATCCTTGGTGCGTGACGGGTAGGACTGGACACCTTTGTAGCCACGAAAATTCTTCATCCGGTCAAGGGTCTGGTTGCCGAGCAGATACTGGATGGCGTGAAAGATCGGGCTTGCGTGCGGCTTCACCGCCACCCTGTCCTCGGACCTGAGCGCAGCGAAGTAAAGCGCTGTCATGATCGTCGCCATCGAGGCGGAGGATGCCTGGTGACCCCCTACCTTCAAGCCATCACCATTGTCCCGAAGGTGGTTGGCGTTGTGGATCATCCACGTCGCCAGCCAAAGCACCTTGCGCTCCAGTTCGCCGAGCAAATCGAGTCTGGTCATGATCCTGCCCCTTCCTGCGCGGGAATCATGCACCCGGCCGGGAAGCGAAAGGGGCCAAAGATCGGCAGAAAGACGCTTTGCCATTGGTGGATTGTGCTATAAAGCTCGGCCATTGAGGTGAAATGTGCCACGCCACTCAATTGATGACATCGACCGCAAGATACTTCGCACCTTGCAGGCCGACGCAAAAACCACAGTTGGCGACATCGCCGAACGGGTGGGCCTTTCGCCATCGCCTTGCGC contains:
- a CDS encoding TVP38/TMEM64 family protein; translated protein: MDAQDGERRSVRVGRYVPIVLVVVGLALGYAMGWQRYLSLAYLAESRDTLKIYVAQHHALSLVFFAAIYVLAVAFSFPAATVLTVFGGFLFGWLVGGTVVAFAATAGATLLFIAARSAFGDVLCQRVSGKAAKLARGFQENAFSYLLALRLAPIFPFFFVNIAPALFDVRLRTYVAATFLGILPGTFAYSYLGEGVDSVLVAAQEAGREPSVQDLVTPKIVLAFALLALVALIPAVVRKLRRTGPG
- a CDS encoding NAD(P)/FAD-dependent oxidoreductase, encoding MQTLTPDICVIGAGSAGLSVAAAAAAFGVPVVLVEKGRMGGDCLNYGCVPSKALIAAGRQAQAMREAAKFGIVPVEPEVDFRQVHRHVHDVIAAIAPNDSVERFTALDVRVIQAEARFADRRTVVAGEFEIRARRFVIATGSRPVIPPIEGIGTIDVLTNETIFDLTRRPRHLVIIGGGPIGAELAQAHRRLGSEVTIIEATRALGREDPEIAGFVLRALREEGVTIREAATVTRVERRGKTGVRVHVEAADGTETVDGTHLLVAAGRAPNVEGLDLAKARVAFSDKGIKVNDRLRTANRRVYAIGDVAGGPRFTHVAGYHASLVLRPLLFRLSARVDPSIIPRVTYCDPELAHVGLTEAEAMAAHRGVRILRWPLSENDRAQAERRTAGLAKLVVSSRGRILGASIVGANAGEMIGLYGLAIGKGMGVKDLASWLPPYPTMGEIGKRAAIAYFAAVTRKPVVRALIRFLRIFG
- a CDS encoding ATP-binding protein, which translates into the protein MPDRTIVNSDLATTHAPIPWLKRLSTKMLILTVISVLVAEVLIFIPSVANFRLRWLEERLNTAAATAVVLVGTDTMTLPRNVQDDVLMALGAKAVAVRSGGDSRLLVVSEVPPEVDEHIEPSTVGPLRAIADALDTLVYGGDRTLRVFGKVGDSDKEFELIIADKGLRKAMLVYARNVAILSLIISFITAALVFGAINHMMLGPIRKIRTAMVTFAEAPDDPSRVVRPSDRADEFGVALRELASLQTRLQRTLAEQAHLANLGLAVSKINHDLRNILASAQLISDRLRMVKDPSVQAFAPKLVRTLDRAVGYTESVLAYGRAQEAPPSRRRLRLRQLVEEVEGLLGVDPAAAIEFENAVDHAFEMDADAEQMFRVLSNLCRNAVQAMSADTDSSVVRRLTISAERQGSVSRIVVMDTGPGLPPKARENLFAAFRGSARSGGTGLGLAIAQELVRAHGGTLDLVESVGGRTVFAISVPDQPVQIEAARHALRRPA
- a CDS encoding tyrosine-type recombinase/integrase produces the protein MRKRLADGSVRTHYYYRSSGKPLKGKPGSVEFLEAYAAAERTLSQRHEGTLVQLIRAYILSPEFEKRAESTRKEYQRMLTKVEAHFGTMPIAALDDPRVRQDFIAWRAEVSRTFGDREADNRLSVVSAMISWARDNGRVTANHVSGFRRLHRSDQSELIWMPEHIEAFMKVAPIEMQRALILALHTGQRQGDLRRLTWSNYDGELISLRQGKGQRRVEIPCTTALRRMLDAVPRASTMILSTKSGLPWTARYFNAQWEAATKKAGIDNLHFHDLRGTADHVGRGGLHDAADRRNYRAFAQDGFVNSRPLSSPNSCAGDRGNGPFRERNKHRFCKPSANRRDDEARKAR
- a CDS encoding XRE family transcriptional regulator: MMHTRKPFAGTQLTHFLEKRILELRPTKIQAEIAFEAGFQNANMLAMLKNGTSRLPIDRVPALAKALDVDPRRLLQLALTQRGGDTTEMAIREVLRVVVSSHEEDWIDELRSASGNSDPALTSRARSALRGIFGK
- a CDS encoding transketolase codes for the protein MTRLDLLGELERKVLWLATWMIHNANHLRDNGDGLKVGGHQASSASMATIMTALYFAALRSEDRVAVKPHASPIFHAIQYLLGNQTLDRMKNFRGYKGVQSYPSRTKDIDDVDFSTGSVGLGVAQTIFASLVQDYVHAKGWAQNLPAGKMIALVGDAEMDEGNIFEALLEGWKHGLRNTWWVVDYNRQSLDAVVREGLWSRFEAIFRNFGWDVVVLKHGRLQQAAFAEPGGDVLREWIDNCPNQLYSALIFQGGSAWRKRLMDDIGDQGPVSRLIESRSDEELAALMSNLGGHDLPSLLEAFEEARAHDRPVCFIAYTIKGFGLPLAGHKDNHAGLMTPTQIAALQKAMRVREGREWEPFEGLSARAADVREFLKSLPFASRGRRRYESETIPVPEALAFGAQPSMSTQQGFGLIMHELAKSDTAIAERIVTASPDVTVSTNLGAWVNRRGLFAKVKMADLFRAERIPSTYNWSYSPEGQHMELGIAEMNLFLTLSALGLSHSLFGERLLPVGTLYDPFIERGLDALKYACYQDARFLLAATPSGVTLAPEGGAHQSIATPLIGMAQDGLASFEPAFVDEVAVLMRWAFEYMQRDGAEDPDKLTWLRDATGGSVYLRLSTRSIEQPRREMTPDLQSDIVNGGYWMRRPGPNAQVVVAYTGAIAPEAIAAVGLMAEDRRDLGLLAITSADRLNAGWTAAQRARESGLTHASCHIERLLADLPPHCGLVTAIDGHPATLAWLGSVHGHRTRSLGVEHFGQTGSIAELYRHYGIDAKGIMAAAQSLTPGAPIRHLRAVPLKIHK